Below is a genomic region from Salvelinus fontinalis isolate EN_2023a chromosome 38, ASM2944872v1, whole genome shotgun sequence.
AATGATTATGAATCACTGAAAATACATTGTGTTCTACGTATAATTTATGACTGATGATAATGGATTTGTAAGGTACTTAACCCCATCGTTTAATATTAGATGGTAAACATAGTGTGTGCTGTGGACCACTTACAGCCCTATATAAACTGTCTGGCCGATCATCCCTCTGCACAGGGCTGACAATAGGAATCAATATTTTAGGCCAAGATGACCCTGAGAATTTAAGCTTCAGTCCAGGTTGTCTCTACACCCCCCAATGTTCGCTAATGAGAGGGGGTGTAGGGATACGGACTGTACCCTGCAGAGACGCTGGGACTTCCTGCTTCGCCCCAACTACACATTGATAAGCAGTTCAAGGGTAACGTTTCATTCACTCCCTGATCACGCCCTCCTATTGATCCCCGGATCATTTCTcctgcctcacctcctccctcccccacctctagttcctcagcctgtctgtctccatcGCTTTGTCATCCTTCCCCTTATCATCTTAATTTACCGCCGCCCGCCTGCCAATCATCGCTGGCGAGGGCTCAAGGGCACTGAGGTATCTCTGTTAACAACTCTGTCTAAATCCCCTCACTGTGTAGGAACAGGGTCCGGCCTGTGTAGGAACAGGGTCTGGCCTGTGTTTGGGTTATGTGTAGCACATCTCCTGTTCTCAGTCCAGTCTTATGCTCTACTGTCACTGTAAATACAGTACtgttgtgtgtttgtttctcccTGTAAAACAAGCAGGGTCCAATCAAGGTAACTTACACATTGAAATGCGTCCCCTGTGTTCCTTGTCTAATCTAGCTCTGTGAAACAGGCCTTTGGGGTTGATTTCAACCTGCACATTTAATTGAGTCCCAGCCCAGTCACACCCGTACCTGTGCTCCTGCAGCTGTTGGTCAGTCTGGAAGCGAGCAGTGCAGTTGGGACAGGCGAACAGCTGGCTttctccatcctccccctctgGTGTCCTCTTCTGCAGGGATGTCAATGACACAGCACAACATCAGGGGAAACAACTAACAGCCTGTCTCAATGTTAACGTAAAGACAAGTAGCATTCCTGAATTTCTCCGCTCCTAGAGAGCCTCAGTGTGTACAGATATTTGTTGCAGCCCAGCATCAACACACCCGATTGGGCTGGAGCAAAACCCTGTTCACGCTGTGGCTCTCCAGGACTGTCGGTGGTGTGTTCAGAGATGTTCTCAGGGGATTGTAAGACATTCTAAAAACAATCAGGTAATccagggctgtgtcccaaatgcctCCGCATTCCCTACAtattgaactacttttgaccagagcttgaTGGGGACCCGATGGGGACCAGAGCCCGATGGGGACCAGAGCCCGATGGGGACCAGAGCccgatgggccctggtcaaaagtagtgcgccacatagggaatagtgtactGTAGGGTGCAGTGACTCCCCCCGTGCCTGACCTTCCATCGGGACCTGCGGCGGCGGGATTTGGGCTGGCTGTGGGTGAGGCCGTGCCTCTTCAAGACGCCCGGCTGGGAGAAGCGCTTGCCACACACGGAGCAGGGGAAAGGTTTGGTGCCCATGTGGGTCAGGCTGTGGCGCAGCAGGTTGGGAGAGGACGCAAACGACTTCTGACACACCTGAATTAACCAAGAAGAACGAGGATGAATTTGATTGACGGAAGCCCAGTACAACATAGCTATTTCACATAGCACAAGAGCACTAAGATTGTCACATAGATTaaacagaaaaataaacattaaGTATATAATAGGAAGCTACTCCTAACTAACTCCTGCTACTTGTTGATACACAACTAGTTTCAGTCATTAACATCAATATTTCACAGCTTTTTCAATAGAACACGTGTCCAGTCTAGCAGTACCTTGCAGGTGAAGAGCTTCTCTCCGGTGTGGCTGAAGACGTGAGCACGGAGGAACCCCCTGCGTGTGAAGGTTTGGCCACAGTGGGGGCAGACGTGGGGGAGAGGGGTGCGGGACCAGTCCTGCATCAGCTTGGCTGGAGGGGGGAAGTTGGTGTCCGGTTGTTCCCCCACTACAGTCTTCTCATCCTGTTCTTCCTTAAGGATGACTGGATTCACCTCTTTACCTTGGTCTCTGTTCTCTGCCCAATGAGGAGAGAGCATGGTCAGAAACTAGCGACGTTCTGTCAAAATAACCTTAAACAATAGTGAAACTTAGCAATATTCAGTATGGATTGGAATCAGTTATGATTCCAGGCACCCTTACAGCAGAGTTAAGTCTTCCCATTGAGTTGAACCCAGCTGCCATTGGGTTGAACCCAGCTGCCATTGGGTTGAACCTACCTTTGAGATTGTTGATGCTGCGTATCCTGATAGCAGGTATTTTCGCTGGTGAGCCTGACGCAGCACTGGACGAGACGGCAGGGGGGGACAGCATCCTCTTGGGGGCGCGGGGGCTTCCCTGGGGGGCCGCGGCTGCTCCTGCCCCAGTCCCTGGTTCCCCACGGTGCTGGCGTCGGTGGTAAAGGTACTGGGTGGTGTTCATGAAGCTCTGGTTACACTGGGAACAGTGGTGGAGGGGCTCGTTCAGGCCGTGCTTGTCCCTACGGTGGGCACTGAGCTCTGGCTCTTTACTGAAGCTGGCTCCACACTGGGCACACAGGAAACTCTGGCCCTGGACCATCTTGGGCACCTGAACCAGAGCAGAGGTAGAGACAGTGGAAGTAGAGGGGGTTCCAtcctggttctgctcctcagttcCATTGTTCTGGGAATCCACCACCCCCACAGTCTCCTCTTCAGACTCTTCCACCATCTCTTCCACCACCTCTTGCTGCAGTGTTACTATTTTGTAATACTGGTAATCTGCATCCTGCATCTGTCCTCCCTGGGCCTGGGTTTGTGTGACCCCCTCCTTGGCTTTCTCCTTGTGCTGCTTGCGGTGGTAGAGGAAGAGGGTGGTGTTGAGGAAGCTCTCCCCACACACGGTACAGTGGTGCAGGGCTTCCTTGAGGCCATGCTGGGCCTTACGGTGGGTCACCAGCTCAGACACCATGCCGAAGCTGGAGCCACAGTCCACACACAGCAGGCTGGACGGGGGCTTGAGCTTCTTGGCTGCTTTCATCCTGTAGTAGTAGGACGTCTGCTCTTCCCCAGGGCCATCAGCTGGGAGGTCCTGGGAGGGAGCAGGGTCTGGGGGGTCCTGGGAGGGAGTGGGGTCGGGGGGGTCCTGGGAGGGAGCGGGGTCAGGGatggactgtctgtctgctgcagaCTGGGCCTCTGTAGATGAATGAGCTGCCTGAGCCTGGATCTCAGAGGCTTTAGATCCAGTGGATTCCCCTATGCTCTCTATTTCtggctcttcctctcctccttcctgcccTCTGTTGGTGGTGTTTGGCAGATACATGTGATCAAGGGTGGCTGATGTGTCCTCTGCACTCAttccatcctcctctttctctttctctgctaACAGCTCAGACTTTACTACATCCTGCTGCTGCTGGGTTTGTTGTGCCCTCTCCTGACTCCTTCCTCTTCCTTTGCCCCCTCCTCCTTCTTGGTCATCCGTTGAGTTTGGTTCGTTCTGTTCATCTGGACCCAGGTCCACCTCCACTTCAGCCTGACCgtgcttcccctctccctctggggCCAGTTCTGATCCAGATCCAGAGCCGGTCTCTTCTGGTTGTGGTTGGGTGGGTCCTGCCTTGGTCTGCAGACACTGACCATGTTTGCGGTGCTGCTGCCAGAGGATCAGAGAGTGGAACAGGGCGTCACAGTCTCCACACTGGTACAGGATTTTGGGCTGGTCTCCTGAGGAAGGCTTCTTTGGGCTAGCCATGGCCAGACCTGGTGCACCAGAGCTGGGCAGCACAGAAGAGACACTGGCCTTGGTCTGAGGGGCAGGCGATGGAGCAATGGGCTGGGTATAAACCtgctgctggagagagagaaaaatagaatgTGAGAAAAGAAGACAAAACACAAGCTGACCAGTCTGGACAATGAGTGAACgaaaacatcaatattttttgGTGTCAAATTGAAAGAACTCCTCCACCCAACAATGGAGGTTCCCATGACAGTACTGGATAGCAATACCATCACAggtcagcaggtagcctagcagttatagtgttgggccagtaacaaaggtcgctggtttgaatatccgagccgacaaggtgaaaaacctAATTTGCTCCATGGGTGCCGTACTACTATTGCTGACCCTGTAAaagaacacatttcactgcacctacgtGACAATATTTTTGTATGTgacaatatttttgttgttgaaaaagtCCATAGTCAATTGAAACAGGAACAGTGTTTTTGTCAGGCAGATGAGGGATGACAATAGAGGAATATAGTAATAGAGTATTCAGAGGACAGAGGGGTCAATGAGAGCAGACAGAGCAGTCTTTAGATCAACAGAGCCGGGGAGGGAGGGGTTCtctgaggggaggggaaggactgAGGGGCAGGGTGATGATAAATATCACAGGCCTATCAGTTGAGTTCAGAGGGTCAGTCCGTGGCGTTTGAGAACTGTTCGTTGATACATTAGGATAAGAACCATCAGGGTTAATGATGTGTTCCTTCAGGAGTGTCTTCATTCAAGCAGAGGCACCACTGTGGCTCATTCTGTTATTAGTAGCCTAGACTGAGTACTACCAGCTTGTTTCTACTTATGGCAATTTGTTGGAGTCATTGTTAGAATTGAAGAATGCAGAAACATATTTAGTATCGTATGTAGAAACAGATTGCTATTATGGATATAGTTAAATCTCCATAGTCATAGTAAATACTTTGTGGTTGCTTGTTTTGATGCCGCAAACGAACTAAATCACCATTACAAGACTATTTATTTAGTTTCAGAGTAAGTACTCACAACTCAGCGTTTTAGCTCAGTAAGGAAGCTGAGTTATAAAACCAGACTATGTAACTTGAACTGCCGCTGACACTGTTCTTATCCAACATGGCAAAAACGATTACTGCGGACCACCCGGAGCTCTTGAAATAGTGTCATGTATGTGTGTATTAATATGTTCTTGATGAGAGAGCATTTTCAACGTGACGCTGGTGGTTGAGTCACTGTCTCCTAGAAGGACTTGAGACAGGAAACTGTGTCTACATCCCAGATAGCCTCCTATTCCTTATACttctctacttttgaccagggcccataggcctGTTTGGTCAGTCAGCCTGGCTAGTGTGTAGAGAGGTATATACCAGAAAATGAATTGATTTAATTACAGATTCCAGAACTGGACTTCAACTCGGGAAATGCACTAAAATATTACACATGGGTCAACATGTAATTAAAGTAACTGAGGGAGCACACCATTTTGCAGAAGTTTCTTTTTAATAACACTTAATCTTTTCCCGCTTGGTAAGCAAGATGGTTAATAGGAATGTAATTAGGTTTTTAGTGTTTCCACAGCTGATTCATCTGTGAGGAGGCCAATGAGCCATCCATCAGGAGGAGGGGTGGAGCTGACTGATTCATCTTTCACGTTCCTTTTCTCTCCCCACTGGCAACTCAAGATGTAATCTGCCTGTCACTCATGACACCATGCTTTATGGTTCTGAGCTTGAGGAGACCGTCACCATGGGAGGCTGGGGACACGTTTCAGAGAGTGACGCTGGTAAGCGCCACTCACGGTCGACGACTGACCGTTTTAAACCTCCGAGCATACTGTAGCTGTCATTACGAGGTAGCGATACAGTGAGAACAAGGACAGTGTCGTTCCCTCAAATTACATAGTACAGAAAAAGTATCTGTACATTGAAATATTATAACTCAATATTTGATGTAGAAAGTAATGTAATCCGTCATCTTATTTTATTTCTATTATCTATTATTGaatattgtattgtttatttttatcccccaaaaataaacaaaacaaaaaacaaggaCAGTGCTGGTCATTTAATTTCCTATTATGACTCAACAAACAAGTGAACTGAAAATTCCTGGTTATGTATGTCTTAACGGAGGATCTAATTAATTTTGTACTGGGTAGAATGCAGTGCAGTTTTGTAGGCTACAGAGCTTATCAGAGTCCAAAACATGTACGCGTCTGcacagcagtgttctagactatTGGACTGTTGGCTTTCATTTTTGAATTCTCAGCGCGGCTCAAGCTATTTTTCCAACTGTCACCACATACAAACTGGAGCCTCGTTGGTTGGGAATTTTAAAGGAGCACGGTCGGGTTGTGCCTCCCCCACAGACGGACCGCCGGACTATCACGGCTCTGTGCGTGTGGACTTGGAATTATGCTTCAGCCTCACAAGGCTCTCCAATTCACATGGGAGACCTTGAGCACAACAATGGCGACACTATGAAATGTACACTCAATTGCATTAATAAATTGTaatataacaataacaataatatatgccatttagcagacgctttcatCCAGAACCATTTAGCCTAGATGTGCAAAAGATGAGAGAAGTTTAATAAAAAGTTATTGTTTATCAATGTTCTAGACCTAGCCTATTTAGTTTAAATGTCCATGGAGTTTGAAGCTTCCACTATTACCTGAGTCTGTAGGAAGGGGATGGAGACGGGGGTGGGGGCCCCACTCCCCACGTTCTCTGTGGTGCAGGTCAGCTGGTGGGCCAGCACCTCCTCCAGGGTGTCAAACTCTTGGTAGCAGGGGAAGCACATGTACACAGAGGCACTATCCATCGCCATacctgccacagggagagagaggagatctaGACCAAAACAGTGCATTACTGATCATATTCAATTCAGGTTGGGTGGTCTGTTTTATGTCTGCAAGCAACACGTGCACTCAATTATTAACCTACAATATAGCCTATCTAATATGTTATTAACATAACCTAAATGTAGCCTATCCCCCCCACCATATACGCAGAGCTGATGCATCTAAATAGCATTATCTTTATTTGGAGACCGATTGAGAATGTGTTGTATTACCCCATGTATAAATGCTGGCAAATCCTCATTTAAAATGGGAACGATGTAAAAAGATTTGATTGACGTTATGTTGTAAACATTGCCCTCTACTGATGGAAATTAGTATCTTCATATGTTCCTGAGATTTGGTCAGACAGATTTGAATTTTCAGACAAAATGGCAGTAGGTAATTATTATTTTGTCCACGCTGGTGCTCCTAAAATGTAGAGAATGTATGTATATGTAACAAAAAagctgtaaaaacaaaaaaagcaATTATTGTCCTCCAAAGAGGGTggatgggttataaaaaaaatacactACTGCTTTTTCGTCctcatgctagctagcagtagccaCCGCAGCCAATTTGGAATAGCAGTGTCATTCAGTGGACATGCCATTCCATAATGGCTGCTGTGActactgctagctagcatgagCATGAAAATGACTGTTTTCTGGGAAAAGTAGCAGAATTTCCATCTTCTCGATGGAGCAGTGTGGATAAAGGTAAAATTTGGAGTACAGTAGCATATCCCATCCCTGCATAGATGTACGTTTCCCGACCCATATCTCGTGCTGGCTCAAGTGTCTTAAAAGTTATCATGATTGCGTTCCGACCCCAGTGCAGATGTGTAAACAAGTGTATTGGTAGAGTATCTTCTGGCAATAATCTATTATAGGAGGCTACTTTATACAGCTTTATAATTTCCCAACAGAACTAGAGATTAACATGCAACACAATACGACAAACGGCTAATACCTTTTAGTGGAATGGTGTACTGACATTAAAGTACTGCACATTGCAATACGTTCACACGAACTTGGGCCATTACAGTGCAAATTAGTGAATGGCGCCAAATTAATGCCTAAAGTACTCCAGACAAATCCGAGGTCAGCAATTTAGCTGTTTGCTATCTTGTTATATGGTGGCACTGGCAAGTTTATATTGGGTTTAatttagccaactaacgttactaTAGTTAGTTGCTGCAGGTTTGTGGGAAGATAAATAACGTTAGCCTATTCTGTATTGATTGAcaggcagctagctagcatttcCTCAAGCAACGTTTAGCTACATTACCACGATTAATATCACATTAAAACTGCTTGAGCTTTATCAATACAAGTCAGTTGTTAGGTTAGCTAAACTAATCCACCACTGTCTGCCAGCAGTCGCTCTGAAGATATTTTATGTGCTTTGTAAAAACGACGAAGAAGGGTGGCATTCACTTCTTCGGTGGTGTAATGGCGGCTGCAGTTGCGATGTAAACGTTGGATGTCTCCCCCCGTTGAGACTCCGTGAAATCAGTCCCTGAAATGTTATCCTGGCTGATGTCACATTCCACCCATAAAAACATGAATTAAGTTAGATAATTACAAAATAACTCACCGAAAACTGAAGCCGTTATCTCTTGAAGAAACAAGTTGTGTTATTGTTCCAACATGTTAACAAGGCTTGAGCGGATTGGCTGTCTGCTCTCTTGTACGCCGTACACCAATGGAATTCGACAACACTACACAAAAGAACGCACTTAGCGTATGACTTTTGTGCAACATGATGGCTTTCAAAAGTCCCAAACAGGGCACTTCAATTGTTGTTGTTCTGTTTATCAACTCGGTTTTCAATAGTTTTTGTAGCAAATAAGATAGAACATgcaacattaaaaaatatatatgttttgtcacatacaccatATATATATGCAGTGACATGCTTAcagtcagccatagt
It encodes:
- the LOC129837437 gene encoding zinc finger protein 574-like isoform X1, translated to MAMDSASVYMCFPCYQEFDTLEEVLAHQLTCTTENVGSGAPTPVSIPFLQTQQQVYTQPIAPSPAPQTKASVSSVLPSSGAPGLAMASPKKPSSGDQPKILYQCGDCDALFHSLILWQQHRKHGQCLQTKAGPTQPQPEETGSGSGSELAPEGEGKHGQAEVEVDLGPDEQNEPNSTDDQEGGGGKGRGRSQERAQQTQQQQDVVKSELLAEKEKEEDGMSAEDTSATLDHMYLPNTTNRGQEGGEEEPEIESIGESTGSKASEIQAQAAHSSTEAQSAADRQSIPDPAPSQDPPDPTPSQDPPDPAPSQDLPADGPGEEQTSYYYRMKAAKKLKPPSSLLCVDCGSSFGMVSELVTHRKAQHGLKEALHHCTVCGESFLNTTLFLYHRKQHKEKAKEGVTQTQAQGGQMQDADYQYYKIVTLQQEVVEEMVEESEEETVGVVDSQNNGTEEQNQDGTPSTSTVSTSALVQVPKMVQGQSFLCAQCGASFSKEPELSAHRRDKHGLNEPLHHCSQCNQSFMNTTQYLYHRRQHRGEPGTGAGAAAAPQGSPRAPKRMLSPPAVSSSAASGSPAKIPAIRIRSINNLKENRDQGKEVNPVILKEEQDEKTVVGEQPDTNFPPPAKLMQDWSRTPLPHVCPHCGQTFTRRGFLRAHVFSHTGEKLFTCKVCQKSFASSPNLLRHSLTHMGTKPFPCSVCGKRFSQPGVLKRHGLTHSQPKSRRRRSRWKKRTPEGEDGESQLFACPNCTARFQTDQQLQEHRLLHTSHPFPCSVCGEAFKRRKELDLHSLIHQDKEPVLCPHCSSQFLNQSVLDIHLQRCTSSVEDKTVGRGRGQGRGRSMGQVECDMCGHCCMTQEGLDLHRLSHTGQTPLRCPLSPCRRRFASSSALGEHIVAHCQGTLGKGRGSKRFHCQICGKDFAYTSTFNVHMRIHTDERPFECSTCGKRFRQLPHLKDHERIHSGLRPFCCWVCGKAFCVAGRLTEHARIHSGETPYTCHHCPSAFRSRSNLDKHIRLHDDGTDGTTANDAEAEGSRVLLSTGTGSGGEGESAVQTILLVQADGTTEGVMVPAVSVSEHSSGTMFSGQAGSSQVVFLGGQAISVPSLSAIMEGHEIPSVTVVEGQDVPHTIEFILEETIS
- the LOC129837437 gene encoding zinc finger protein 574-like isoform X2 is translated as MAMDSASVYMCFPCYQEFDTLEEVLAHQLTCTTENVGSGAPTPVSIPFLQTQQVYTQPIAPSPAPQTKASVSSVLPSSGAPGLAMASPKKPSSGDQPKILYQCGDCDALFHSLILWQQHRKHGQCLQTKAGPTQPQPEETGSGSGSELAPEGEGKHGQAEVEVDLGPDEQNEPNSTDDQEGGGGKGRGRSQERAQQTQQQQDVVKSELLAEKEKEEDGMSAEDTSATLDHMYLPNTTNRGQEGGEEEPEIESIGESTGSKASEIQAQAAHSSTEAQSAADRQSIPDPAPSQDPPDPTPSQDPPDPAPSQDLPADGPGEEQTSYYYRMKAAKKLKPPSSLLCVDCGSSFGMVSELVTHRKAQHGLKEALHHCTVCGESFLNTTLFLYHRKQHKEKAKEGVTQTQAQGGQMQDADYQYYKIVTLQQEVVEEMVEESEEETVGVVDSQNNGTEEQNQDGTPSTSTVSTSALVQVPKMVQGQSFLCAQCGASFSKEPELSAHRRDKHGLNEPLHHCSQCNQSFMNTTQYLYHRRQHRGEPGTGAGAAAAPQGSPRAPKRMLSPPAVSSSAASGSPAKIPAIRIRSINNLKENRDQGKEVNPVILKEEQDEKTVVGEQPDTNFPPPAKLMQDWSRTPLPHVCPHCGQTFTRRGFLRAHVFSHTGEKLFTCKVCQKSFASSPNLLRHSLTHMGTKPFPCSVCGKRFSQPGVLKRHGLTHSQPKSRRRRSRWKKRTPEGEDGESQLFACPNCTARFQTDQQLQEHRLLHTSHPFPCSVCGEAFKRRKELDLHSLIHQDKEPVLCPHCSSQFLNQSVLDIHLQRCTSSVEDKTVGRGRGQGRGRSMGQVECDMCGHCCMTQEGLDLHRLSHTGQTPLRCPLSPCRRRFASSSALGEHIVAHCQGTLGKGRGSKRFHCQICGKDFAYTSTFNVHMRIHTDERPFECSTCGKRFRQLPHLKDHERIHSGLRPFCCWVCGKAFCVAGRLTEHARIHSGETPYTCHHCPSAFRSRSNLDKHIRLHDDGTDGTTANDAEAEGSRVLLSTGTGSGGEGESAVQTILLVQADGTTEGVMVPAVSVSEHSSGTMFSGQAGSSQVVFLGGQAISVPSLSAIMEGHEIPSVTVVEGQDVPHTIEFILEETIS